The stretch of DNA CAGCCAGCAGTGAGGAAGAAGATATAAGCGGCGTCACAGTCTTTTCTTCTGCTCTCTGCAGCTCTCAGGCGGCTGGGGGAAATGAGAAGAGAACGGCTAGAGGAGCTGACTAGTCTAGGGTTTCAGGAACTAGACCTTATATGGGCTCTGAGTGGAGGGTTCGTATGGACTATGGGCTTCCCCAAAGTCTTTTATCAATAGAAATGAGTCAACATATATCCAGTACAAAATCTCTGATCCAAATATTATCATTAAATCTTTATTACATGCTATTTTTGTCTATATATTTATATACCCTGCCGTATCCCCGAATGGCTGTTTTTTTTTAAAATGTCGTATCCTGTGTCCCCGTATGCGTATCCCTGTCTTTCCGTCCACGTGTCCGTGCTTTTTAGGTGGCAACTACTAAGGCCATGTTTGGATTACCCTTTTTTTTAAATACACCTGCAAAAAAACCACGCCTCCACTCACCGGTTTTGTTTCCAGCCGGAAAACACTCGTGTCCGGTAAGATACACTTGTAAATTTAATACCTCTGTAATAAATTACACCCATACCAAGGGTGGCCTAACTGGTTCTCACTTTACGTTAACTCCGAATGTGTGGGTGGGGCCACAAGTCTTTGTCTCTCACCTCTTGATTTTCTGCTTGAATTCGAAATGATGACCCGTGCAGGTTTATATAGCCCCTCTAAACTGAGAAATTAATTCAGTATCAACCTATACCAGCGCTACAATTATTTTACACATGTTTAAATATATCAACTAATAAGCATGGAATTTAATAATGCAGCTGATCACAAGGAAGGATGGAGTGGTGGGGGTGTTGATATTATCTAGTGTTTATCAATGTGAAAGAAGCTTTCACAATGGCCCCAGGAAGCAGCATTGTGAGTGTGACTGAAGTTCCTGAGTCAGATTGTGGCGACCGTGGGCTCTCCGAGGCACTCAGTAGTATTAGGCTTGATGGAGATTCTACAAGTAAGCCCTCCTGGGCTGCGTCACTTGTCAATGTTGGTTTGTCATCATTGACTGGCTTGAATGATTTGCTCGAGTGTCCAGTGTGTACAAACTCAATGCGCCCGCCTATACTTCAGGTATGTGTACTGATGCGTGTCTTAAATCTTTGTATTCCTGCAGCAGAGTGTAATCATTGATAATTTTGATATTAGTGCAAATGAGATTCTGTTATTTTTAATTTGACTTGGATTTTCTTACATGAAATTGACTTGGATATTGGGCTGGATTTGTGTAGAAAGTTGTGCCAGACTGCCAGTCCCACGACTTTGGATAATTCACTGTAATTGCCTTTTGATGTAAGGTGTAATTGTATTTTGTAGAGATGTTGCATTTGTGACAACATACGACATGTGGGTAGTAGCATGTCCTAAGCTATTCAAAGTTATTGTGTTCAAGGAAAAATTAAGTGCAAGGTGTTAGGTGGCCAACTTTGCCTCTGCCTAGCACCTAGCTTGCCTAAATTTTGCCTTTGCCTAGGGCATTCTGTACGGACATGGCAGAATGGGCTTGCCTAAATTTTCCTTGATTGTGTTGGTAAAGTCTACTTATTCTTTTGCCGAATAAATTACCCTTGATCGTTCTATTCTGATCTATTTTTCATGTAGAATTGCCTACCATTTTAGCTTACAGAAATTCTTTAGCTGCTATGTTCGAGGTTCTACCTTCAAACTAATAACAAGTTTATATTTGGCCACACTAAATCAAATGTCTTTGGTTTTGTGTTCACCGTATTGCATGTTTGCTGAATTCTTGATCTTCAAAGTAACTTCCACATGCTGAAAAAAAATAACTCAACACTTGGGGGAAGAATCTCAATAGCATTTTTTTAGGTCGATAAAACACCCTGAACACCGGCTTCACTGGCTACGGCAGTGCAATGGGCGACCTGACATGCACGGGGAACACACAGTGAGAGTAACATTTTTTTTTGGTGAGAACCAGGGTTCGAGCCCTGGATGGTAGCCCCCCTCCTAGAGGTCTTACTGTTGTGCTAGATGCACATTCTCAACTTCCACATGTTGAAGATACAATAGGAATGTATGAGAACAGTTGCTTGGTTTGATCAGTATATTTGTGCCTTGGATGCATAGTTAGGTGCTCATGCTTCTGTCTTCCTTTGTCATTTGCATGGTCTCAACTCTCAACAAGCACACAAGATTTTGGGTGTGTTtggtttgagccccaactagccccACCAAAAAATTGGTATGGCCAAAAGTGTGGGCATTACCAAAATTTTGGTAGCTTGTTGATGTTTGGTTTGTGCCATTGCAACCGtccaaatttttggcaaaataaacATCTTGTTTGTTTTGCTACCAACTGCGTCTTGTAACCACTGTAATCCTCCAAACATTTATGCACATACTTGGTAGGAAAATGCTAAGATGCAATCAACAAGAAATATAAATCATCGTTAAATAAAATCACAAAGGGAAAGGCGGAAGTTGCTACTGAAACTGGATTGCATTGCATCCTTAATCACGATGAGGCCCACTAATAATTAATTAAGGGCCATAACAATCGGAACTAACATGCTGCATGCATCACAAAATAAGAAAAAGTCAAGGGACCCACAGAGAAAAAGATGGAAAGTTACGACGCCAAAATGTTGGCAAACGTTTTGCTCGCCATCGCCTCGCCTGCGAGTTGGCGAGAATTACATGGGTGGGTGTGGGGCGTCTCAGGCGAGCCAAATTTTTGGCACCAGTCCAAACGACTACCAAAATTCATGGGCCACCCAACTTTTTGGCATGGTAAGCATTGGCTGTGATCCAAACACACCCTTTCTACCGTTGCGCGAAAGCTGTTCTTGGTACCCTTGCACATATCATGATTGTTCATTTCTGCAACTTTGCTATTGGTTCCACCCTTATTTTGTTACATTATTCAAAATAATATCAAGCTAATTGGATGAGAACTATGGTAGTTAGTAGAACAAGTTTTGTCCATTATGATTTTATGATAATCTATTGATGATTCATATTCTTCCTGCAGTGCCCAAATGGCCACACAATTTGCTCCAGCTGTAAGCATAGGGTAGACAACCATTGCCCCACTTGCCGCCAGGAGCTGGGAAATATCAGATGCTTGGCTCTCGAGAAGGTGGCCGAATCGATTCAGCTTCCATGCAAATACCAAAGCCTGGGCTGCACCGAGATCCATCCTTACCAGAACAAACTTAAGCACGAGGAGCTCTGCAGGTTCAGGCCATACAGCTGTCCATATGCAGGTTCAGAGTGCCTCATTGCAGGTGACGTTCCGATGCTCGTGTCTCATCTCATCAATGACCACAAGGTGGATTTGCACGAAGGCTGCACCTTTAACCACCGTTATGTGAAGTCCAACCCTTACGAAGTGGAAAACGCAACATGGATGCTCACTGTAAGTAATGATACATCTATGCATGTTAAACACGGACAGACATGCAGTAGGCGTGCCTATCTCTTGGCGTTCCGAATGTGATTATAGTCCTGTCATTTTCTTTGTAGCCTTCCGATCGATCTTCGGCTGTGTTCTGTCTACTGTAGTGATATGCTCTCTGCCATTTTGCAGGTTTTCAAGTGTTTCGGGCAGCACTTCTGCCTCCACTTCGAGGCGTTCCTGCTGGGGATGTCCCCGGTGTACATGGCGTTCCTGCGGTTCATGGGGGAGGAGAGCGAGGCTCGGAGCTTCTGCTACAGCCTGGAGGTGGGCGGGAACGGGCGGAAGCTGACGTGGCAGGGCACGCCGCGGAGCATCCGGGACGGGCACAAGAAGGTGCGGGACAGCTTCGACGGGCTCATCATCCACCGCAACATGGCCCTCTTCTTCTCCAGCGGCACCCGGCAGGAGCTCAAGCTGCGCGTGACTGGCCGCATCTGGAAGGAGCAGTGACCGACGGCTCCTGCTGGGGGCACGCGGCCTACCTCTCCTCCGGAACGCGCCGCTGCAGCAAGAGCACTAGATCGGCAATCGTGGCTCCAGCCTGTCTGTCTGTGCACATGCCTCTTCGGCCGTTTGTTCTCTCCGTGATTCCATTGTTTTGTTGCCGTGCCGGGAGACTGTCTGCTACTTCTGCTGCTACTTGGTGTACAAATGCTTGGTGGAAGGGAAAGGGTTCCCAAGAATGTACGACGTATGTTGTGAAATTTCTTGCAATTTGTCATACAAATCCAATGCATCTTAGCCTGGCATGCTGTTCCTGGTAGGCGCAGCCCTGGTTCCCATAAAAAAGGAGGGTGATTGATTTCGGTTGGAGGCGACGTTCCTATCGACAGTGAGGTGTCTATGGTGACTTTGTTAATCTTAAGACCCGATCCGCCGGCCAATCCATCCTTTTGAATGTGTTCATAAAGAGAGGGTGTGCATGAGTCTACTGATCTATTCATAGGGGTGAATGTGTGTACTGTGCTTCGAGTAGAAGATATAGACCCACAATGCCATATGAGAGGCACTTTCGACTTTTGTCTGGAGGCCATGGCATGCAGGTGATGCCGCTATGGAGGTCTTGTTTTCTCAAGGGGTTCGTCCCTGACGACGGTCGGCGAGATTGAATCTGGGTGGAAGCTGTTTCGGACCCCGACCGTGTCTCTATCTCTCAGAATCGAGGTGGAAGCCATTTGGCTTCTTCTGTGTTGAAAAGAGAAACTATGTGCAGAACAATGTGGTAAGGGAAACCAACGAACACGAGGGAAGAAATGGAGATTACCATCCGATCCGACCTTGCCAGTTTGAGAGAATCACTGACCAAAACCAGGGGATAAGAAGGCCTCCGAAGCAGAGGACTCAACAACCGACGCTTTGGCCGAGTGGTTAAGGCGTGTGCCTGCTAAGTACATGGGCTCTGCCCGCGAGAGTTCGAATCTCTCAGGCGTCGTATTCTTTTGTTGttcacatttttttccttttttctgctcTTTATCTTTCCCCCTCACTGATGGCATAATTTCAGCTCGTGGTTAATAACTCAATCAACCTTTTTTCCATTTCTattttttttttcacatttttgcTCTCTTCTAGAATAATGTTTCAGGCTCCTGATAAATGCAATACTCGTTTTCCTGTTTCTAGAATAATCAAGTTGGTGATTTTATGCCAATACTCGTTTTCCTatatattccctccgttcctaaatataagactttttagatATTTTAATATAGAATACATACGGATGTACATAAACATATTCTATAGCGTACATTCATTCATTACgatgacttatatttaggaacgaccaAGCTTACAAATGCAATCACTGAAGCTGCGAGCTGCAGACAAAGCATTCAGCACACTAGCCAAACCGTTTCCTCTTCCTTTCATCAGTATGCAATCGAGCAAAGCAATCGTGTGCCCCAAGCGGCCCCTCTCAGGTATACACAAATACAAGATACAACAATCCCATGCCAGGTGCTGTTTATCGTTCACCCATCTGTTATACACTGCATAAGTTCCTGCCAGACGAGCCCCATACGGGCGGCCGCCACACACAGGTAGAACAGGCGCACCATGGGGACATGCTCTTGTGAGATGAACAGATCAACGGATAGATGGATGGCTGTTGCGTCAGGCGAGGATCGTCGGGCGGCCGAGGCAAGGTCACTGCGCAAACAGAGATCAGTTTCAGACTTGGCCCAACAGTAATAGTTTAGGCATGTTGTTACTGTTATATATGAAGGTAGGAATTAAACGAGTCGAGGCGGGCTCGGAATCGTGCAGGACCTTTTTCTCTGTCTGTGAAGCTAGATAGAAGGTCCAGCAATTGAAGTAGCATGGCCTGTCTCCTGCAGCTGCTTCAGGGTGGACGCGAGCCAGTCGAGCCCGTCGTAGAGGCCCTCGCCGCGGAGCGCACACGTCCCCTGTATGTGCCATATCCTGTTCTTGAGATCATGCAGGCCCAGCCCTTCAATGACCTCCTCCGGGCTCATTGAACCTTTCTATATGAATTGTGAACAAGGGAAACATAGTCAGTCTAGGCGATCTCTACCCCCAATCTGTGCGCCGAAAGTAAGCATCCACACTTGTTCTCTAACAAATACAAGATGAAAGGTCGTATTATATTCTGTAGGCAATCAGCACTAaatttggtactccctccgtaaagaaatatagtagtgtttagatcactaaagtagtgatctaaaacactcttatatttctttacagagggagtaccaaaCAAGACATGCTGgtggattttttttttttttgtttCCATACTTCCAGTCGGAAGGCAATTTCAGAAGAAAAAACATGCATGGCAACCCAATCAAATGAGGTCATGAACAGCTAGGCAATTACGCAGGAGCGTTCAATTTAACTTACCAAGTCCTGTTTGTTTGCTAATACCAAGATTATGCTGTTTGCCATCAAAGGGTCCCTGATAATGGTCTGAAAGTGGCCAAGGATTACAAGTTAGCAGGATCTCACTCTCAGCCAACATAATTTAAGGCGGCCGGGAGTCTATAGTGACAGAGATAGTACAAAATATGTGACCTGGAATTCTTGTCTGGCATCTTCGATCCTTTCTCTGTCCAAAGAATCCACAACATAGATCTACACCAAATCAAAAGAAGAAACACATCATTAACATTGGCAGCAAAACTATGCATCTGATCCAAGGAAAAGTTCAAACTATCAAGGAACTCCTGATTGAATCAGCTAAAGAGCTATCCTTCACAAGAAGACTAAAGTGCTCTCCGTGTATGTTCTGCACATCAATCTACTCATTTCACCCACCACAGCTAATAAACAAGGAAAACAACCAACAGCTTGCAGATTTTTCAAGAGATGCCACAACTGTTTTTTTAAAGGCTGTACTTATAATAACCATATTGAGAACAACACGTGGAAGACAACTAAGGCAAGAATTGACAAAATACATATGTACTAAAGTAGGGCTAAAATGGCAAGATGACATGCTATATTTTAATCCCTAATTATTACCAGTGCATCAGAATTGCTGAGGTACATCCTCCATAATTGTCTGAGCTTTTCTTGTCCACCAACATCCCACACAGTAAATGCCACATTCTTGTACTGAACCTTCTCGACATTAAAACCTGGAGAGGAGAAATGGTATACCAGAGATAGACATAAGACCAATGAATGGAAGATATGAGAGCAGCACTTAGGTCCAAACTGTCAAAATGGTGCAGTTTATTGTCACAATCTAAGGTGATAAGCTCCCGATTATTTTTTCTGCTTCTAAAATTCAATAATGTTACGTTGTTCCAAGTAACATAAACTGGAAGAAGAAAATGTTAGCCACACCTATAACTAGGAAACTCAGCTTCATCACTACTACACGATTTATTTTCCTTGTATGAAGTAAAATGAAAGAACTGCATCTTGATGGCATAGCACAATAAAGTAGCACAACAATGAAGACTGGACAAGTGGACACATAAAAACAGAAATTAAAGTATGCTATATTAGTGTCCTACCTACTGTAGGCACAGTTTGAAGAACCTCCCCCAGGTGCAGCCTATACAAGATTGTTGTTTTGCCAGCTGAATCCAAACCAAGCATCACAACCTTCAAAAGTTTATTCACCATTAGCAGAGAGAAAAAGAGACAGTAATCAAAGAATGCACTTTACAAACTGATTTCGAGTGAACAGATGGACGATGATAGTCAAGAGGAACATTTGGTGGAATGCTTCATAGCTTGGTTTAAATTGGAAGAATGCAAAGCAATGTACTACATGTTTTAAGTTTTTTTAGCTAGACCGCTAGCTAAGTAGTTCACCAATATCCTGATACTTCCTTTGCAGAATAAACTGGATTGAGAGTCAGTACGCCCCTCCTAACCACTGCAACTGCACACTGCTAGAGTGCCATCCCAATTCCCAAACCATTTCGCGACAGATTGCTCACTTGGCAGCACTCGATTAATCGGACTTGCGCCGCCGCATTCGAGAATCCCAACCCCGGCCAAGAAAACCCTAAAATTTAGAATCTCAGGGCCGCACCAGTACACCACACCACACTCCACCGGACAAAACCAAGAACTCGGATCGACGGGTTTCACGGCCCTCGCCATGGACCGTCATAGAAGCCAGCGCACAGGTCCAGATTGGCGCACTAACTGGAACGCCTGTCGGGATTTGCCCGCGACTCAAGCGCGTGGCTGATTCGATTAAGGCAGGAACATCGGGAAGTAAATTAATTCCAAGAACTGCGCCGCATCCAGAAAGCTCCAAGAAGCCACGAGATCGAGCGCCCTAGGTGGCCCCGGAGCGNNNNNNNNNNNNNNNNNNNNNNNNNNNNNNNNNNNNNNNNNNNNNNNNNNNNNNNNNNNNNNNNNNNNNNNNNNNNNNNNNNNNNNNNNNNNNNGGGGTCGTGGTTAGGTTATTTACCCTCATCtccttggtggagaagaaggagtcGAAGAGCCTGCGCAGCGCCTGCCCCATCTTCTTGCTTCcgcttcctctctctctcgctcgctcttcGCAGTGGGTGGAATGGATTCTTGGACAGCTGTTGCTCCCGCGGGGGTCGAGTCCAGAGGTCGGGTTGGTACGGGAGCTTCgcgaggaggaggatgaagaaagTTGGACAGCGCGCGGCGCACACAAAGATGGATACTTGTCTTTGCTTTGCTCGGTGGTTCTGCTGTTGTTGCGGTGGAACATTCAAGCCCCGACTCCTTCACGGCCAGGTTTACTCGACCGTGATGCCACCTCCAATCTTGTATACTTAACTAATACTTCCTtcgtttcaaattacttattttaaaaataaataaaaatagatgtatctataactaaaatgcgTTTAGATATATTCATTTTCGTGACAAGTAATTACGAACGGAAAGGGTATAATTCTTTTAAAATAGATTAGTAGTAATTAATCTTTCCTCTTGAGAAGGCCAAAGCATATATTAAAGTTCTTCAAATGGCACCACACGAGCAAAATTCGATGCCGCCCCTGGATCTCGGAGGCAACCTCCGAGCTAGGGGAAACGTTGTTGACGCGACGGTTAGGAAGTCATTGGTCAACACCAGAAGATGTTCGGTGGAGAAGAAGGCGGCAAAAAAGACCGGACAATCATTCCAGATCCGGTCAGACAGAACAAAGGGTGGCTTACCTCGCTAGCTTACCAATAAAGCTGAAGTTCACCATGCTTCGTCCAACAGAGAAGAAGCCAGCTGACCGAAACACGAGGTGTCGGCGTCCgcacagtcgaagaccaccttcacAAAACGAAGATGAAAGTCGGACCCTAGATGTGGCCCGGGCCGAAGCTTCATGCGTCCTCCACCAAGGTTAATTGGTACCGTTGGAACAAGGACAAGATGTAGAGGCCTTATTCCACGCCATCGCCTCGTCATCTTCGGTCAGACACCTAGACTAGGCCCTAGCCAAAGTTAGGGTGGTCCAAATAACATGTCCAACCTCAAACCGGGGTTTGCCCCACCTCACCGACTCCGGAAGGCACATGAGGGCGAGGGGAACCGAcgatgacacgtatgaaagaaaccATATAAGACTTTCCTCTTTGCGAGTGGTGGAATGAGAGAACAGGCTACAAACATAGTTCATTTGGTAATTAATCTGATTGTGATAACATCATGAAGCATCAGTTTGTGCTATTACATGAAGACTTGTTAGagtgcatctatcctgatattttttGTGTAACACTTGTCATATATTATATTTACATTTCATTcgtgttagtgtgtgtgtgtgtgtgtggtgagaGAGCAATATGTACATTGCATGCTCTTCACAAGAAGTAAACCTTAATCGAGTCACCAACCTACCTTGCTCATAATCCCTCCTCCTAAGGCTTCTCCAGGCCCCTCCTCTTTATATTCAGCTCACTGTCGATGAGGATAAGGTGAAGGACCCCTTCCTACTTACACCATTAGCCTCCGGATCTCCGAAGCAGCCTCTGAGCCAAGGAACATTGTTGATGTGACGACGGGGAAGTCATCAACTGAAACTAGAAGATACATGTGGCATTGGACTAGGGATCATATTGTTGTCACAGGGAGGAAGGCGGGGAAAAGGTTGGACAACCATTCCAGATCTGGCCAGGCAGAACCAAGGGTGGCTTCCCTTGCTAGCTTCCCAATAAAGCTGAAGTTGGCCACACTTCGTTCAATGGAGAAGAAGCCAGCAGAGCGAAACACAAGGTGTTAGCATCCACACCGCCGAAGACCACCTTCACGAAACAAAGACAAAAACAGGACCCTGGATCTGGCCGAGACTGAAGCTCCAGGCTGGTCCGGCTAGCCCATATCGTGCAGGGCCGATGGT from Triticum dicoccoides isolate Atlit2015 ecotype Zavitan chromosome 6A, WEW_v2.0, whole genome shotgun sequence encodes:
- the LOC119314886 gene encoding E3 ubiquitin-protein ligase SINAT2-like, with protein sequence MAPGSSIVSVTEVPESDCGDRGLSEALSSIRLDGDSTSKPSWAASLVNVGLSSLTGLNDLLECPVCTNSMRPPILQCPNGHTICSSCKHRVDNHCPTCRQELGNIRCLALEKVAESIQLPCKYQSLGCTEIHPYQNKLKHEELCRFRPYSCPYAGSECLIAGDVPMLVSHLINDHKVDLHEGCTFNHRYVKSNPYEVENATWMLTVFKCFGQHFCLHFEAFLLGMSPVYMAFLRFMGEESEARSFCYSLEVGGNGRKLTWQGTPRSIRDGHKKVRDSFDGLIIHRNMALFFSSGTRQELKLRVTGRIWKEQ
- the LOC119314887 gene encoding ADP-ribosylation factor-like, whose protein sequence is MGQALRRLFDSFFSTKEMRVVMLGLDSAGKTTILYRLHLGEVLQTVPTVGFNVEKVQYKNVAFTVWDVGGQEKLRQLWRMYLSNSDALIYVVDSLDRERIEDARQEFQTIIRDPLMANSIILVLANKQDLKGSMSPEEVIEGLGLHDLKNRIWHIQGTCALRGEGLYDGLDWLASTLKQLQETGHATSIAGPSI